One Notolabrus celidotus isolate fNotCel1 unplaced genomic scaffold, fNotCel1.pri scaffold_527_arrow_ctg1, whole genome shotgun sequence genomic window, CGGAGCGGCGTTTACTCAAACGGAGACGCAGCGCCCGAGCAGCGTTCAGCAGCAGGACGAACTCTCCTCTCTTTATGTGAGTCAGGAACGAGTCCAGAGAgtcatggggagcagagccttcagccgctggaactctctcccacctgacctccgtgacactgactcactcccacattctaaatccaaactcagaactcatctgtttaaactggatcactccatctgaccacaactcctctgtccattcacttcaaactttttaaactgtgttttatttcctgtttgttatttaaactctgtttgtttttaatgttgtaaggtgaccttgagtgccaagaaaggcgcctataaataaaatgcagcaGAAATTCAACTTTCTCCACATTTCAGTGAAGCGAATATTCGGCAAAACACGCCAAGACTTCCTCCCCTGTGCGCtgttttgtttacagtccagtGAGCAACTTAAGAAGAAACTTTATGTTCAGATCATCCTTCAGATTTGTCTGCAAAGTTCATAAAAtaccttcttcctttctttctttctttccttcttccttcctttatttccttccttctttctttctttctttccttctttcttcctttatttccttctttctttcttcctttctttcattccttctttctttctttctttctttctttccttctttctttctttctttctttacttgtttgtttcttctgtctttctttctttccttcttccttctttctagctttcttcttctttcttctttctttccttcttttcctttcttctgtctttctttctttttctttcttctttctttttctgtatttctctttctttctttctgtctgtattctttcttcttccttcctttatttccttccttctttcttctttattttcttccttctttattcctttttctttctttctttcttttcttccttattcttcttttttcttcttacttgtttctttctttcttctttttctttcttcctttctagctttatttcttctttctttcttctttcttctttctttctttgtttgtttcttcttttttttttttctttctttttcttcttttatttccttcttctccttcctttcttctcttccttcttcctttctttcttcttccttcctttttttctttccttcttcctttctttcttctctttttcttttccttcttccttccttcctttctttctcttcttcctccttctttctttttctccttcttcttctttccttcttctttcttttccttcctttcattctttctgtctttcctttttccttctttctgtctttcttctttccttcttctccttcttcttccttctttttcctttctttccttctttctttctgtcttctttccttcgtccttcctttctttcttctgtctttccttctttccttcttcttcctttctttcttcctttccttctttctttccttcattctttctttctttccttcgtccttccttttttcttccttagtcttcctttcttctttccttctttccttctttcttcttttcttcttctttctttctttcttccttcctttcttttttcattctttcttctgtatttcattctgtttgttAACAGTCCAGTTAGCAActtatttctcttctttcttattCCTTAAAATACCTCTCAGGAGCAGCTGTTCATCtatttctggtgagtctcagtttcactgtaagagTAAGTCACACGGAGGCTTCACTCTCTCATATTACAGCGTGATCAGCTTGAAAAAGAAACCAACTATCTTCTTCTTTACTCGCAATTAAGGGCAGATAGGGACAGATAAATCCTCACATATCGCTTCTTaccgcctgcttttgctctccatacactgTTTTCCTGCTGgcacctgattggtcaacacaATCCTGCACGTACAGAACTCATATGCGTAATCTGCTCAGCTCTGCACAAAAACACTCTTCACATCTACATGCCGTGCATCACGTGGAGCATCTGCTTCACGTTCAGGTGCAGACACACCTTCATGCTCGGCTCCCTGATTCACCATTCATGCAGTATTTGCTCTTTTATTGACGCCAGCACTCACAGCTGAGTGTGGGAGCAGATGTTGTGTGTCAGAGCTCTATTTGTAGGTtaaaacactctctctcttccactccacctctctctttttcctctacTCCTGTGTTGTAGTCCCTTTCCTTTAATATCCATCTGcctctctttcattccctcGCCCggtttcccccctctctctctctatctccgcTTTGTTTCCCAGCTTCCCCCTTTTTTATCATCCATCTCCCCGCGCCTCtgatctctctgtctttcattctctctctctccattctcTCTCTGATGTGTTGCCGTGCTGTTGCTGTAGCAACGTGTGATGGGACACTCTGTACGCCGTCTTGGGTGTgcggtgtttgtgtgtgtgtgtgagggagacgAGACAGGGAGGTGTATCCAAATGTTGGAACATAAATGTGTGTACGTTTTAAAATAGGGAACAAGTATGGAAGAAAGGATGAAGATGAATACATTAACCTTTTTTCAGGTGATAacaaacaggaggagaggaggaggaggtgagaagAACGACGAGGGGCAATAAGAATGGCGTGCAAAGAGAAGGAACgaatgagaggagagaataGAAACCAAACATGTCTGATGATTTAAAGCGGGGGAAGACGCCTCAGCCTCTAAGTGTGCCGTCTTGCCGGAGAGAAGGTTTCCCAGGAGACGCGACGCGAGCTCCAGAAGGTCTGAGCAGAATAGAGGCTCAGTGTGTCGGTGTACCAGAGCAGGCGGGTTGCTGGTAACGGTTATGCAGGGTAAAGTCTCAGCCGCGTGATTGGACGAGAGTCTGGTGTGACTCAGCCTTAGTTGCACAGCCATTCCTCtgtgaaaaacaacagaggtCTGGAAAAATTTAAACTGcctgggagcagagaggggagcgaCGCTGGGTCTGCGGTGAGGAGTCTGACGGTGTGAGAGATGAACATTAACGTTCAATCAGACACGCTGGGTTTATCTTTACTCAAAAGCATGAATACAGAGGATCTGTGTAAATGTTTATTAACAGCCGGGACCTTTAAAATATAACAGGCCACCCCAGGTGTCACCAAAACAGCTCCTccactgtgattggctgtttgtcttGTGGGAGGCGGGACTAATGTGATGGAAACAGGACAGCAGCTGTCTTTAGATTTAAATTATAACATTTATGGTTTTATCTTTCCTTCATCAtttataattttaacattttttgtctgttttctctgatgtgatgtcatcttcttTGTAAAAACCTATATTtctcatttaatgtttttatttatttaaaaaccctCTATAATATGATTTATTGTTCTGCtctttcatcactttattctgttaatttgcatttattcatgtgttttaaaattgtctgtttaaggtttatttttaatcctcctgaatatattttaattattatttctattttttttcctttgattttGACTTGGATGATGACCCAGTCCCAgtagaaaatgaagccaatgcaaaggtgtcaaaaactgcagctcctcaaGTGTCACTAGAGGCTAGTCCCAAAAGCAGcagaaccacatacacaccattcAAAAAAGCGAATGTTTATTTTGCAGCAAAGATCTGTGTTTATTAACAGGGGGAACCTTTAAAATCTAACAGGCCACCCCTGGTGTCACCAAAACAGCTCCtcactgtgattggctgttgtTTGTGGGAGGCGGGACTAATGGTGATGGAAACAGGACAGCAGCTGCTTTAGATTTAATTCTAACATTTATGGTTTTATTATTTCCCCATCAtttataattttaacattttttgtctgttttctgatgtgatgtcattctttgtaaaacctttttattctcatttaatgttttatttatttaaaaaaaacctctaataatgatttatttttctgctctttcatcactttattctgtttaatttgcatttattcaagtgttttaaaattgtctgttaaggtttattttttaatctgaattatattttattattatttctatttttattccttttgATTTTGACTTGGTGATGACCCAGTCCCAGttagaaaatgaagccaatgcaaaggtgtcaaaaactgcagtcctcaagtgtccactagaggctggtcccAAAAGCACCGGAACCCAcatacacccattcaaaaaagctaatGTTTATTTTGCAGCAAGATCTGGTTAATGTTATTAACAGGGGGGACCTTTAAAATCTAACGGCCACCCCTGGTGTCACCAAAACAGCTCTccactgtgattggctgtttgtcttGTGGGAGGCGGGACTAATGGTGATGGAAACAGGAGAGCAGCTGTCTTTAGATTTAAATTATAACATTTGTGGTTTTATTATTTCCTCATCAtttataattttaacatttttgtctgttttctttgtaaaaccttttattctcatttaatgtgtttatttatttaaaaaacctctataataatgatttattttctgctctttcataattttattctgtttaatttgcattattcatgtgttttaaaattgtctgtttaaggttttttttaatcctcctgaattattattttaattattatttctatttttatttccttttgatTTGACTTTGGATGATGACCCAGTCCCAGttagaaaatgaagccaatgcaaaggtgtcaaaaactgcagttcctcagtatccactagaggctggtcccTAAAGCACCGGAAGCCACataacacccattcaaaaaagcgaATGTTATTTTTGCAGCAAAGATCTGTGTAAATGTTTATAACAGGGGGGACCTTTAAAATCTAACAGGCCACCCCAGGTGTCACCAAAACAGCTCCTccactgtgattggctgtttgtcttGTAGGAGGCGGGACTAATGGTGATGGAAACAGGAGAGCAGCTGTCTTTAGATTTAAATTATAACAATTTATGGTTTATTATTTCCTTCATcatttataatttaacatttttgtctgttttctctgatgtgatgtcatcttcttttttatttctcatttaatgtgttatttattttaaaaaccctctataataatgatttattgttctgctctttcatcactttattctgattaaatttgcatttattcatgtgttttaaattgttgtttaaGGTTATTTTTAATCCTcctgaattattttataattatattctatttttattccttttgATTTTGACTTTGGATGATGACCCAGTCCAGttagaaaatgaagccaatgcaaaggtgtcaaaaactgcagttcctcaagtgtccactagaggctggtcccAAAAGCAccggaaccacatacacacccattcaaaaagcgAATGTTTATTTTGCAGCAAAGATCTGTGTAAATGTTTATTAACAGGGGGGACCTTTAAAATCTAACAGGCCACCCCAGGTGTCACCAAAACAGCTCCTccactgtgattggctgtttgtcttGTGGGGGCGGGACTAATGGTGATGGAAACAGGAGCAGCTGTctttagatttaaattaaacatttatggttttattatttccttcatcatttataattttaacattttttgtctgttttctctgatgtgatgtcatcttcttTGTAAACCTTTTTAATtctcatttaatgtttttattatttaaaaaaaaacctctataataatgatttattgttctactctttcatcactttattctgtttaatttgcatttattcatgttttttgaaTTGTTAGAATTTTCTACACTTCTCCttgtctgttaaaggtttattctgTAATCTcctgaattattattatcataattattttattattagtttttttatttccttttacttTGGATGATGACCCAGTCCCAGttagaaaatgaagccaatgcaaaggtgtcaaaaactgcaaaaGGCAGTCAGAAATTAATCAAGTGGGGTTGTTGACAAAGTCCAAATTCTTATTTGATCGGCTTACAGAGGTTTAAACCCAAACTCTGCAACCAGCTGATCGTCCAATCAGCATGTTTACTCTGGCCGAGGTGTTTATCTGGAGCGCTCTCACTGTAACGCCTTTTAACGAGTTATAATCAGAACAGTAAGCTTGGTAAAAATGCAGCGTCAACACAAACGACCTATTTTTAACAAACAATGTCAGTAAACTTGATTATTTACTCATGCAGCGTTTACTGCTCAGGCCACTGTTCAATACgctgtttgtttgtcagtaATTGGTCTCCTCGGACTCCTGAGGGAAATATGCAGCTCTTTAGCGGCTAACTGCACGGCTGTGCTCGCAGGTTATCTTGCTGAATGTGGAGCCTGTCTCCATAGTGCTCAGGGAGGGGTTTCCAGGAGTCTGAGATCCCACATGAGACAAGACACACTAGAGTGCAACCAAACCTCCACATGTACTCttcagttcttcttcttcttcttctgtattcTGCAAATAGAGCTGAGAATAGAGGTGCAGCAGAGCGGGCTACGTACCAGTAAAGATGGGGCAGAGCTTCTCCCAGCAGGTGATGCCACCCTCAGAGGTGAACTGACCCAGGGCGACCTCCAGGAAGAAGACTGGCAGACCTCCGCCAAACAGGAAAATGAAGTAGGGGATGAGAAATGCACCTGGAGGGAAAAGGGAAGGAACAGGAAGAGTGAAACCAGCTCAAAGtagaccacacacacatgttgttAAGTCTCATTCTGAAGTCTTACCTCCACCGTTCTTGTAGCAGAGGTACGGGAAACGCCAGACGTTCCCTAAACCTACAAAGCCGCCAGCCACGGACAGAACAAAGTCCAGTTTGCTGGCCCACTTCTCCCGCTGCGGGTGTTTGCCCTCTGCCTCATCCTCAGGCCTGGTGCCAGGGCTCTTACCGGGGGACGGTTCAGAGTGTCCTTATGGAAGTCCTTCAGGCACTGCAGTTTCTCTTTCTGAGCCATTCTGCAGAAacaggagacaaagagagagacttAGTGACGAGGACATGCTTCGTTTTCAGAGGTGGTGGGGATTGACATTGAGCGTTATCATCAACCCCTCAGTTTGTTTACATGCATGATAAGGCTTTTAAACAGGACTACTGTCATTGTTATGTGTGGACTGTTTACTTGTT contains:
- the LOC117809894 gene encoding LOW QUALITY PROTEIN: sodium- and chloride-dependent taurine transporter-like (The sequence of the model RefSeq protein was modified relative to this genomic sequence to represent the inferred CDS: inserted 1 base in 1 codon), with translation MAQKEKLQCLKDFHKDTLXPSPGKSPGTRPEDEAEGKHPQREKWASKLDFVLSVAGGFVGLGNVWRFPYLCYKNGGGAFLIPYFIFLFGGGLPVFFLEVALGQFTSEGGITCWEKLCPIFTGT